The proteins below come from a single Stomoxys calcitrans chromosome 1, idStoCalc2.1, whole genome shotgun sequence genomic window:
- the LOC106090004 gene encoding pancreatic lipase-related protein 3, with the protein MRFTLGVLSVVILLLTVTESRANVAMGKELAKDQHVRDSVKFYVYTRQNRDVPQSLEANVESVVRNVIDTTKPTTLFIPHMQSDFGSDECNVIKDAKLQLEDGNVIVVDYSESITNSGDFESIVSLMPHIAEAIGELVMLLKHNFDFSLEHLHVVGFSLGGHISGITAQYLHQSLGERIPRITALDPAGIYFTANTPSDQRLSSDDAEFVEVVHTNAGQQGFLSTCGHVDYYPNGGTLQPGCDEKDMACSHERAYQLIPEMWLPLENHELLILKCPSLDYLGMDYCRWLSNKMGDLQQRPKDGVYYVETNSVKPYGKGAFLVEFF; encoded by the exons ATGCGCTTCACTTTGGGAGTACTATCGGTGGTAATTTTACTACTGACTGTGACAGAGTCACGGGCCAATGTCGCTATGGGAAAGGAACTCGCAAAGGATCAGCATGTGAGGGACtcggtgaaattttatgtttacacTAGACAAAATCGAGATGTGCCGCAATCACTGGAGGCGAATGTGGAGTCGGTGGTGAGGAATGTTATCGATACCACCAAACCTACCAC CCTCTTCATTCCCCATATGCAAAGTGACTTTGGCAGCGATGAATGTAATGTCATTAAGGATGCCAAACTACAATTGGAGGATGGCAATGTTATTGTAGTGGACTATAGCGAATCAATCACCAACTCTGGGGATTTTGAAAGCATTGTTTCTTTAATGCCACACATCGCAGAGGCCATTGGTGAGTTGGTGATGCTTTTGAAGCACAACTTCGATTTCAGTCTTGAGCATTTGCATGTGGTGGGCTTTAGTTTGGGGGGACACATTAGTGGCATTACCGCTCAATATCTCCACCAGAGTTTGGGCGAACGAATCCCACGCATTACAGCTTTGGATCCCGCAGGAATTTATTTTACTGCCAACACACCATCGGATCAACGTCTATCCTCAGATGATGCAGAATTTGTTGAGGTTGTGCACACAAATGCCGGCCAACAGGGGTTTCTCTCAACCTGCGGCCATGTGGACTACTATCCGAATGGTGGCACATTGCAGCCGGGTTGCGATGAAAAGGATATGGCATGCTCCCATGAAAGGGCTTACCAGCTTATACCAGAAATGTGGTTGCCTTTGGAGAATCACGAGCTATTGATTTTAAAGTGTCCTTCGCTGGATTATTTGGGTATGGACTATTGTCGTTGGCTGAGCAACAAAATGGGAGATTTGCAGCAACGTCCCAAGGACGGTGTCTATTATGTGGAAACCAATTCGGTAAAACCTTATGGCAAAGGAGCATTTTTggtggaatttttttaa